Proteins encoded by one window of Candidatus Atribacteria bacterium:
- the nusG gene encoding transcription termination/antitermination protein NusG has translation MIASNQKKWYVVHTYSGYENKVKINLEQRIKSMGMENQIFQVLIPTEKVLEAKSGKRKYVQKKVFPGYVVIEMILDNNSWQAVRNTPGITRFVGSGGKPVPLKGIEIENILKQMGKGEKLPKLDIEVGENVRIIVGPFTGYTGKVKEVDYEKNKMKVFLSIFGRETSVELGFNDVEKF, from the coding sequence ATGATAGCTTCAAATCAAAAAAAATGGTATGTAGTTCATACTTATTCAGGATATGAAAATAAGGTTAAAATAAATTTAGAACAAAGAATTAAATCCATGGGAATGGAGAACCAGATATTTCAAGTGCTAATACCTACTGAAAAAGTCTTAGAGGCAAAATCTGGTAAAAGAAAATATGTACAAAAAAAGGTCTTTCCAGGATATGTAGTGATAGAAATGATATTGGATAATAATTCCTGGCAAGCAGTGAGAAATACTCCTGGAATTACTCGTTTCGTCGGTTCAGGAGGAAAACCAGTACCTTTAAAAGGAATAGAAATAGAAAACATATTAAAACAGATGGGGAAGGGCGAGAAATTACCCAAATTAGATATTGAAGTAGGAGAAAATGTTAGAATTATCGTTGGTCCATTTACCGGATATACAGGGAAAGTTAAAGAAGTAGATTACGAAAAAAACAAAATGAAAGTTTTTCTATCTATTTTTGGACGAGAGACATCTGTTGAGTTAGGTTTTAATGACGTAGAGAAATTTTAA
- the rplK gene encoding 50S ribosomal protein L11 yields MAKKLVSVIKLQIPAGNANPAPPVGPALGQHGLNIMEFCKSFNEKTRPDVGSIIPVIINVYEDRSFDFICKKPPVAFLLKEAAGIEKGSGIPNKEKVAKLSRAKIEEIAKRKMSDLNANDLENAIKIVQGTARSMGIEIENND; encoded by the coding sequence ATGGCAAAGAAATTAGTGTCCGTAATAAAACTACAAATACCAGCCGGCAATGCTAACCCTGCACCACCGGTAGGCCCAGCATTGGGTCAGCATGGTTTAAACATAATGGAATTCTGTAAGAGTTTTAATGAAAAAACTAGACCAGATGTAGGAAGTATTATACCGGTAATTATTAATGTTTATGAAGATAGATCTTTTGATTTTATCTGTAAAAAACCGCCAGTTGCTTTTTTATTGAAAGAAGCAGCAGGAATAGAAAAAGGCTCAGGAATACCTAACAAAGAAAAAGTTGCAAAGTTATCACGGGCAAAAATTGAAGAGATTGCTAAGCGTAAAATGTCCGATTTAAATGCTAACGATTTGGAAAACGCTATAAAAATAGTACAAGGTACTGCCAGAAGTATGGGAATAGAAATAGAGAATAATGATTAA
- a CDS encoding 50S ribosomal protein L1 produces MSKKRGKKYLEAIKDYKTEDYCEPEEALELAKKLHWANFEESIDIAIKLGIDTRRSEEQVRGAVDLPHGTGKKVKVVVFAEGEKAKEAEEAGADFIGAEELAEKIQGGWTDFDATIATPDMMKVVGKLGKVLGPRGLMPNPKVGTVTFDVKNTVKAVKAGKVEYRADKFGIVHAPLGKINFDQEKLLENFATFVGAIIKAKPSAAKGKYIRSITISSTMGPGVHLDPQKIEAWIEKNKN; encoded by the coding sequence ATGAGTAAAAAAAGAGGAAAGAAATATTTAGAAGCCATTAAAGATTATAAAACAGAAGATTACTGTGAACCGGAAGAAGCTTTAGAATTGGCAAAAAAGCTTCATTGGGCAAATTTCGAAGAATCTATTGATATTGCGATTAAATTAGGTATCGATACACGTCGTTCTGAAGAACAGGTACGGGGAGCAGTAGATTTACCTCATGGTACAGGGAAAAAAGTAAAAGTTGTGGTCTTTGCAGAAGGAGAGAAAGCAAAAGAAGCCGAAGAAGCCGGTGCTGATTTTATCGGAGCAGAGGAGTTAGCTGAAAAGATACAGGGGGGATGGACTGATTTTGATGCTACTATAGCGACTCCAGATATGATGAAAGTAGTCGGAAAATTAGGTAAAGTATTGGGACCTCGGGGTTTAATGCCTAATCCTAAAGTTGGTACTGTTACCTTTGATGTTAAAAATACCGTAAAAGCAGTAAAAGCGGGTAAAGTGGAGTATCGGGCAGATAAATTTGGCATAGTCCATGCGCCCTTAGGGAAAATAAATTTTGACCAGGAGAAATTATTAGAAAATTTTGCTACCTTTGTTGGTGCCATTATTAAGGCAAAACCATCAGCCGCCAAGGGAAAATATATACGTAGCATTACTATTTCCTCTACTATGGGACCAGGGGTTCACTTAGATCCCCAAAAAATAGAAGCGTGGATCGAAAAAAATAAAAATTAG
- a CDS encoding 50S ribosomal protein L10: MRLREGFLLYKISNRVRKEDTFLVLSKDSKKEILQDLIAKLKESKGIVLTDYKGMNVSQISSLRKELKEQKVEFKIVKNTLIEKASEELKVEDLTKDLIGCTAMAFSNDDGIAPARLLKEYFKKNKIDLNIKTGLIDGRVFSSEKILEIASLPSKEVLIAQMINGVKSPLYSLVFILQGPLKGLIYTLEAVKKQKEAKAL, encoded by the coding sequence ATTCGTCTAAGGGAAGGTTTTTTATTGTATAAAATATCTAATAGGGTTAGAAAGGAGGATACATTTTTGGTTTTAAGTAAAGATTCTAAAAAAGAGATACTTCAGGATTTGATAGCAAAACTAAAAGAATCCAAAGGAATAGTTTTAACCGATTATAAAGGAATGAATGTCTCTCAAATCAGCAGCCTTAGAAAAGAATTAAAAGAACAGAAGGTAGAATTTAAAATAGTCAAAAATACTTTAATAGAAAAAGCAAGCGAAGAGCTGAAAGTAGAAGACCTGACTAAAGATTTAATCGGTTGTACTGCTATGGCTTTCTCTAATGACGATGGAATTGCACCAGCTCGATTGCTTAAAGAGTATTTTAAAAAGAATAAAATTGATTTAAATATTAAAACTGGTTTGATAGACGGAAGAGTTTTTAGTTCGGAGAAAATTTTAGAGATAGCTTCTCTGCCTTCCAAGGAAGTTCTTATTGCTCAAATGATTAATGGAGTGAAATCTCCCCTTTATTCCTTAGTATTTATATTGCAAGGACCTTTAAAAGGATTGATTTATACTTTGGAAGCGGTAAAAAAGCAGAAAGAAGCCAAAGCATTATAG